Proteins encoded in a region of the Eschrichtius robustus isolate mEscRob2 chromosome 14, mEscRob2.pri, whole genome shotgun sequence genome:
- the NOC4L gene encoding nucleolar complex protein 4 homolog isoform X2, whose translation MEREAGPGGARRALGRLVEAVLANRGKANAVFDILAVLQSEDREEIQEAVRACSRLFGALLARGELFVGQLPSEEMVMAGSRGATRKYRVWMRHRYHSCCNRLGELLARSSFQVKELALSTLMKFVQLEGEHPLEKPKWEGNYLFPHQLFKSVVGGLLSADEDHSLLLCQFREYLEHDDIRYHTMQAAADTVARATDGRPEVPLTFWNNAFTLLSSVSLPRQERAPSSFYVKHAELSDKWKVVHLREHRKAFQQMWLRFLKHQLPLRICKKVLVITHDSILPHLAQPSLMIDFLARACDLGGAVSLLALNGLFILIHKHNLEYPDFYRKLYGLLDPSVFHVKYRARFFHLADLFLSSSHLPAYLVAAFTKRLARLALTAPPEALLTVLPFICNLLRRHPACRVLVHRPRGPELDADPYDPREEDPAQSRALESSLWELQALQRHYHPEVSKAASAVNQALSEAEVSIAPLLELTAFQGTRVRALIREDPTCHGATEPVRHNY comes from the exons ATGGAACGGGAAGCCGGCCCTGGGGGCGCGCGCCGGGCGCTGGGCCGCCTGGTGGAGGCGGTGCTGGCAAACCGAGGCAAGGCCAACGCCGTGTTCGACATCCTGGCCGTGCTGCAG TCTGAGGATCGGGAGGAGATCCAGGAAGCGGTGCGCGCATGCAGCCGACTTTTCGGGGCCCTGCTGGCCCGCGGAGAGCTGTTTGTGGGCCAGCTGCCCTCTGAGGAGATGGTCATGGCAG GGTCCCGGGGGGCCACTCGCAAGTACAGGGTGTGGATGCGACACCGGTACCACAGCTGCTGCAACCGCCTGGGGGAGCTCTTGGCTCGCTCCTCCTTTCAGGTCAAG GAGCTGGCCCTCAGCACGCTCATGAAGTTCGTGCAGCTGGAGGGCGAGCACCCCCTGGAGAAGCCCAAGTGGGAAGGCAACTACCTGTTCCCCCACCAGCTCTTCAAG TCGGTGGTAGGAGGCCTGCTCTCTGCAGACGAGGACCACTCCCTGCTGCTTTGTCAGTTCCGGGAGTACCTGGAACACGACGACATCCGCTACCACACGATGCAGGCCGCCGCGGACACCGTGGCCCGGGCCACTGATGGGCGCCCTGAG GTGCCCCTCACTTTTTGGAACAACGCCTTCACGCTGCTGTCCTCCGTGAGCCTGCCCCGCCAGGAGCGCGCCCCCTCCAGCTTCTACGTGAAGCACGCGG AGCTCTCGGACAAGTGGAAGGTCGTGCATCTGAGG GAGCACAGGAAGGCCTTCCAGCAGATGTGGCTCCGCTTCCTCAAGCACcag CTGCCTCTCCGCATCTGCAAGAAGGTGCTGGTGATCACGCACGACTCCATCCTGCCCCACCTGGCACAGCCCAGCCTCATGATCGACTTCCTCGCCCGCGCCTGTGACCTCG GTGGAGCCGTCAGCCTCCTGGCTTTGAACGGACTTTTCATCCTGATTCATAAGCACAACCT GGAGTACCCTGATTTCTACCGGAAGCTGTATGGCCTGCTCGACCCGTCTGTCTTCCACGTCAAGTACCGGGCCCGCTTCTTCCACCTGGCCGACCTCTTCCTGTCGTCCTC gcATCTGCCGGCCTACCTGGTGGCCGCCTTCACCAAGCGCCTGGCCCGCCTGGCCCTGACGGCAccccccgaggccctgctcaCGGTCCTGCCCTTCATCTGCAACCTGCTGCGCAGACACCCAGCCTGCCGCGTCCTCGTGCACCGCCCCAGGGGCCCTG AGCTGGACGCCGACCCCTATGACCCCCGAGAGGAGGACCCCGCCCAGAGCCGAGCCCTGGAGAGCTCCCTGTGGGAGCTGCAG GCCCTCCAGCGGCATTACCACCCCGAGGTGTCCAAGGCCGCCAGCGCCGTTAACCAGGCGTTGTCCGAGGCCGAGGTCAGCATTGCGCCGCTTCTGGAGCTCACCGCCTTCCAG gggacacgggttcgagccctgatccgggaagatcccacatgccacggagcaactgagcccgtgcgccacaactactga
- the NOC4L gene encoding nucleolar complex protein 4 homolog isoform X1 — translation MEREAGPGGARRALGRLVEAVLANRGKANAVFDILAVLQSEDREEIQEAVRACSRLFGALLARGELFVGQLPSEEMVMAGSRGATRKYRVWMRHRYHSCCNRLGELLARSSFQVKELALSTLMKFVQLEGEHPLEKPKWEGNYLFPHQLFKSVVGGLLSADEDHSLLLCQFREYLEHDDIRYHTMQAAADTVARATDGRPEVPLTFWNNAFTLLSSVSLPRQERAPSSFYVKHAELSDKWKVVHLREHRKAFQQMWLRFLKHQLPLRICKKVLVITHDSILPHLAQPSLMIDFLARACDLGGAVSLLALNGLFILIHKHNLEYPDFYRKLYGLLDPSVFHVKYRARFFHLADLFLSSSHLPAYLVAAFTKRLARLALTAPPEALLTVLPFICNLLRRHPACRVLVHRPRGPELDADPYDPREEDPAQSRALESSLWELQALQRHYHPEVSKAASAVNQALSEAEVSIAPLLELTAFQIFERELEKKGPEPVPLEFIPAHGLLGRRADLCAQHFTLS, via the exons ATGGAACGGGAAGCCGGCCCTGGGGGCGCGCGCCGGGCGCTGGGCCGCCTGGTGGAGGCGGTGCTGGCAAACCGAGGCAAGGCCAACGCCGTGTTCGACATCCTGGCCGTGCTGCAG TCTGAGGATCGGGAGGAGATCCAGGAAGCGGTGCGCGCATGCAGCCGACTTTTCGGGGCCCTGCTGGCCCGCGGAGAGCTGTTTGTGGGCCAGCTGCCCTCTGAGGAGATGGTCATGGCAG GGTCCCGGGGGGCCACTCGCAAGTACAGGGTGTGGATGCGACACCGGTACCACAGCTGCTGCAACCGCCTGGGGGAGCTCTTGGCTCGCTCCTCCTTTCAGGTCAAG GAGCTGGCCCTCAGCACGCTCATGAAGTTCGTGCAGCTGGAGGGCGAGCACCCCCTGGAGAAGCCCAAGTGGGAAGGCAACTACCTGTTCCCCCACCAGCTCTTCAAG TCGGTGGTAGGAGGCCTGCTCTCTGCAGACGAGGACCACTCCCTGCTGCTTTGTCAGTTCCGGGAGTACCTGGAACACGACGACATCCGCTACCACACGATGCAGGCCGCCGCGGACACCGTGGCCCGGGCCACTGATGGGCGCCCTGAG GTGCCCCTCACTTTTTGGAACAACGCCTTCACGCTGCTGTCCTCCGTGAGCCTGCCCCGCCAGGAGCGCGCCCCCTCCAGCTTCTACGTGAAGCACGCGG AGCTCTCGGACAAGTGGAAGGTCGTGCATCTGAGG GAGCACAGGAAGGCCTTCCAGCAGATGTGGCTCCGCTTCCTCAAGCACcag CTGCCTCTCCGCATCTGCAAGAAGGTGCTGGTGATCACGCACGACTCCATCCTGCCCCACCTGGCACAGCCCAGCCTCATGATCGACTTCCTCGCCCGCGCCTGTGACCTCG GTGGAGCCGTCAGCCTCCTGGCTTTGAACGGACTTTTCATCCTGATTCATAAGCACAACCT GGAGTACCCTGATTTCTACCGGAAGCTGTATGGCCTGCTCGACCCGTCTGTCTTCCACGTCAAGTACCGGGCCCGCTTCTTCCACCTGGCCGACCTCTTCCTGTCGTCCTC gcATCTGCCGGCCTACCTGGTGGCCGCCTTCACCAAGCGCCTGGCCCGCCTGGCCCTGACGGCAccccccgaggccctgctcaCGGTCCTGCCCTTCATCTGCAACCTGCTGCGCAGACACCCAGCCTGCCGCGTCCTCGTGCACCGCCCCAGGGGCCCTG AGCTGGACGCCGACCCCTATGACCCCCGAGAGGAGGACCCCGCCCAGAGCCGAGCCCTGGAGAGCTCCCTGTGGGAGCTGCAG GCCCTCCAGCGGCATTACCACCCCGAGGTGTCCAAGGCCGCCAGCGCCGTTAACCAGGCGTTGTCCGAGGCCGAGGTCAGCATTGCGCCGCTTCTGGAGCTCACCGCCTTCCAG ATCTTCGAGCGGGAGCTGGAGAAGAAGGGGCCCGAGCCGGTGCCGCTGGAGTTCATCCCGGCCCACGGCCTGCTGGGCCGGCGGGCCGACCTCTGTGCCCAGCACTTCACGCTGAGCTGA
- the NOC4L gene encoding nucleolar complex protein 4 homolog isoform X3, with product MEREAGPGGARRALGRLVEAVLANRGKANAVFDILAVLQSEDREEIQEAVRACSRLFGALLARGELFVGQLPSEEMVMAGSRGATRKYRVWMRHRYHSCCNRLGELLARSSFQVKELALSTLMKFVQLEGEHPLEKPKWEGNYLFPHQLFKSVVGGLLSADEDHSLLLCQFREYLEHDDIRYHTMQAAADTVARATDGRPEVPLTFWNNAFTLLSSVSLPRQERAPSSFYVKHAELSDKWKVVHLREHRKAFQQMWLRFLKHQLPLRICKKVLVITHDSILPHLAQPSLMIDFLARACDLGGAVSLLALNGLFILIHKHNLEYPDFYRKLYGLLDPSVFHVKYRARFFHLADLFLSSSHLPAYLVAAFTKRLARLALTAPPEALLTVLPFICNLLRRHPACRVLVHRPRGPELDADPYDPREEDPAQSRALESSLWELQALQRHYHPEVSKAASAVNQALSEAEVSIAPLLELTAFQGLPWWRSG from the exons ATGGAACGGGAAGCCGGCCCTGGGGGCGCGCGCCGGGCGCTGGGCCGCCTGGTGGAGGCGGTGCTGGCAAACCGAGGCAAGGCCAACGCCGTGTTCGACATCCTGGCCGTGCTGCAG TCTGAGGATCGGGAGGAGATCCAGGAAGCGGTGCGCGCATGCAGCCGACTTTTCGGGGCCCTGCTGGCCCGCGGAGAGCTGTTTGTGGGCCAGCTGCCCTCTGAGGAGATGGTCATGGCAG GGTCCCGGGGGGCCACTCGCAAGTACAGGGTGTGGATGCGACACCGGTACCACAGCTGCTGCAACCGCCTGGGGGAGCTCTTGGCTCGCTCCTCCTTTCAGGTCAAG GAGCTGGCCCTCAGCACGCTCATGAAGTTCGTGCAGCTGGAGGGCGAGCACCCCCTGGAGAAGCCCAAGTGGGAAGGCAACTACCTGTTCCCCCACCAGCTCTTCAAG TCGGTGGTAGGAGGCCTGCTCTCTGCAGACGAGGACCACTCCCTGCTGCTTTGTCAGTTCCGGGAGTACCTGGAACACGACGACATCCGCTACCACACGATGCAGGCCGCCGCGGACACCGTGGCCCGGGCCACTGATGGGCGCCCTGAG GTGCCCCTCACTTTTTGGAACAACGCCTTCACGCTGCTGTCCTCCGTGAGCCTGCCCCGCCAGGAGCGCGCCCCCTCCAGCTTCTACGTGAAGCACGCGG AGCTCTCGGACAAGTGGAAGGTCGTGCATCTGAGG GAGCACAGGAAGGCCTTCCAGCAGATGTGGCTCCGCTTCCTCAAGCACcag CTGCCTCTCCGCATCTGCAAGAAGGTGCTGGTGATCACGCACGACTCCATCCTGCCCCACCTGGCACAGCCCAGCCTCATGATCGACTTCCTCGCCCGCGCCTGTGACCTCG GTGGAGCCGTCAGCCTCCTGGCTTTGAACGGACTTTTCATCCTGATTCATAAGCACAACCT GGAGTACCCTGATTTCTACCGGAAGCTGTATGGCCTGCTCGACCCGTCTGTCTTCCACGTCAAGTACCGGGCCCGCTTCTTCCACCTGGCCGACCTCTTCCTGTCGTCCTC gcATCTGCCGGCCTACCTGGTGGCCGCCTTCACCAAGCGCCTGGCCCGCCTGGCCCTGACGGCAccccccgaggccctgctcaCGGTCCTGCCCTTCATCTGCAACCTGCTGCGCAGACACCCAGCCTGCCGCGTCCTCGTGCACCGCCCCAGGGGCCCTG AGCTGGACGCCGACCCCTATGACCCCCGAGAGGAGGACCCCGCCCAGAGCCGAGCCCTGGAGAGCTCCCTGTGGGAGCTGCAG GCCCTCCAGCGGCATTACCACCCCGAGGTGTCCAAGGCCGCCAGCGCCGTTAACCAGGCGTTGTCCGAGGCCGAGGTCAGCATTGCGCCGCTTCTGGAGCTCACCGCCTTCCAG ggacttccctggtggcgcagtggttaa